The Equus caballus isolate H_3958 breed thoroughbred chromosome 22, TB-T2T, whole genome shotgun sequence genome window below encodes:
- the LOC102148379 gene encoding CMP-N-acetylneuraminate-beta-galactosamide-alpha-2,3-sialyltransferase 1 isoform X2, whose amino-acid sequence MRVRRLKLGLVATFMLTLWLVASFLGQESSQDDLRKKASTLSSTCHCRRKSSRKCACSSEIYECVPCLHTPGESDWFDERFEKAMEPLQRSEESMSSDALILWLGIQSEEFENQKQQPIKTSPKHPVGRVGPRCRTCAVVGNSRFLRGSGLGFRINQHDIVLRMNQAPVQGFEKDVGNTTTIRIMYPEIASTQDPGTQLLLLPLNSSGLKWFMKVLQEQNVIWKPKNPGYRMVQFPGGSTESKDEVFVISLTFLQYVQDHWLRKQDQFPSLGFVALLYALHTCDQVSLFGFGTDQLMRWSHYWDDKYRFKSKTHSFEDEQQIILKLQCEGKVVIYS is encoded by the exons ATGAGGGTTCGACGCTTGAAGTTGGGTCTGGTAGCTACCTTTATGCTTACACTGTGGCTGGTGGCCTCCTTCCTGGGCCAGGAGTCCAGCCAGGATGACCTCCGCAAGAAGGCCAGCACACTCTCAAGTACTTGCCACTGCCGCAGAAAATCTTCTAGAAAGTGTGCCTGTTCATCTGAGATCTATGAATGCGTCCCTTGCCTCCACACACCTGGAGAGTCTGACTGGTTTGATGAACGCTTTGAAAAGGCCATGGAGCCTCTGCAGAGGTCAGAAGAGTCCATGTCATCTGATGCTCTGATACTGTGGTTG GGCATCCAGTCAGAGGAGTTTGAGAATCAGAAGCAGCAGCCAATTAAAACGTCTCCCAAACACCCAGTGGGCCGTGTGGGGCCCAGGTGCCGGACCTGTGCAGTGGTTGGAAACTCAAGGTTCCTGAGGGGCTCTGGCCTTGGCTTCAGAATTAACCAACATGACATCGTCCTCAG GATGAACCAGGCCCCTGTCCAAGGCTTTGAGAAGGACGTGGGGAACACGACCACCATACGCATTATGTACCCCGAGATAGCCAGCACGCAGGATCCTGGCACCCAACTGCTCCTTCTTCCTTTGAATTCATCTGGTCTGAAGTGGTTCATGAAAGTACTGCAGGAACAGAATGTCATCTGGAAGCCAAAAAACCCTGG ATATCGGATGGTGCAGTTCCCTGGTGGAAGTACAGAGAGCAAAGACGAG GTCTTCGTGATCAGCCTCACCTTCCTCCAGTACGTCCAGGATCACTGGCTGAGAAAACAGGATCAGTTTCCATCCTTGGGGTTCGTGGCTCTGTTGTATGCCTTGCACACCTGTGATCAG GtatccttgtttggttttgggaCAGACCAGCTCATGAGGTGGTCCCATTACTGGGATGATAAATATCGGTTCAAGAGCAAAACGCACAGTTTTGAAGATGAGCAACAGATCATCCTTAAGCTGCAATGTGAGGGGAAGGTTGTTATCTACAGCTGA
- the LOC102148379 gene encoding CMP-N-acetylneuraminate-beta-galactosamide-alpha-2,3-sialyltransferase 1 isoform X1 produces the protein MRVRRLKLGLVATFMLTLWLVASFLGQESSQDDLRKKASTLSSTCHCRRKSSRKCACSSEIYECVPCLHTPGESDWFDERFEKAMEPLQRSEESMSSDALILWLVVGVWDKPLNSSLICSYELQGIQSEEFENQKQQPIKTSPKHPVGRVGPRCRTCAVVGNSRFLRGSGLGFRINQHDIVLRMNQAPVQGFEKDVGNTTTIRIMYPEIASTQDPGTQLLLLPLNSSGLKWFMKVLQEQNVIWKPKNPGYRMVQFPGGSTESKDEVFVISLTFLQYVQDHWLRKQDQFPSLGFVALLYALHTCDQVSLFGFGTDQLMRWSHYWDDKYRFKSKTHSFEDEQQIILKLQCEGKVVIYS, from the exons ATGAGGGTTCGACGCTTGAAGTTGGGTCTGGTAGCTACCTTTATGCTTACACTGTGGCTGGTGGCCTCCTTCCTGGGCCAGGAGTCCAGCCAGGATGACCTCCGCAAGAAGGCCAGCACACTCTCAAGTACTTGCCACTGCCGCAGAAAATCTTCTAGAAAGTGTGCCTGTTCATCTGAGATCTATGAATGCGTCCCTTGCCTCCACACACCTGGAGAGTCTGACTGGTTTGATGAACGCTTTGAAAAGGCCATGGAGCCTCTGCAGAGGTCAGAAGAGTCCATGTCATCTGATGCTCTGATACTGTGGTTG GTAGTGGGAGTCTGGGATAAGCCCCTAAATTCCTCCCTCATATGCTCCTATGAACTTCAGGGCATCCAGTCAGAGGAGTTTGAGAATCAGAAGCAGCAGCCAATTAAAACGTCTCCCAAACACCCAGTGGGCCGTGTGGGGCCCAGGTGCCGGACCTGTGCAGTGGTTGGAAACTCAAGGTTCCTGAGGGGCTCTGGCCTTGGCTTCAGAATTAACCAACATGACATCGTCCTCAG GATGAACCAGGCCCCTGTCCAAGGCTTTGAGAAGGACGTGGGGAACACGACCACCATACGCATTATGTACCCCGAGATAGCCAGCACGCAGGATCCTGGCACCCAACTGCTCCTTCTTCCTTTGAATTCATCTGGTCTGAAGTGGTTCATGAAAGTACTGCAGGAACAGAATGTCATCTGGAAGCCAAAAAACCCTGG ATATCGGATGGTGCAGTTCCCTGGTGGAAGTACAGAGAGCAAAGACGAG GTCTTCGTGATCAGCCTCACCTTCCTCCAGTACGTCCAGGATCACTGGCTGAGAAAACAGGATCAGTTTCCATCCTTGGGGTTCGTGGCTCTGTTGTATGCCTTGCACACCTGTGATCAG GtatccttgtttggttttgggaCAGACCAGCTCATGAGGTGGTCCCATTACTGGGATGATAAATATCGGTTCAAGAGCAAAACGCACAGTTTTGAAGATGAGCAACAGATCATCCTTAAGCTGCAATGTGAGGGGAAGGTTGTTATCTACAGCTGA